The DNA region TGGCGAGTTTGGCCCTGTCCCCACTGTTGCGGCGTACTACCGAGACCGAGATATCCCATGGGTCGTTGTCGGTGACGAGAACTATGGTGAAGGTTCTTCCCGAGAACATGCCGCTCTTGAGCCCCGATTCCTTGGTGGACGAGCTGTCATCTGCCGATCCTTTGCGCGTATTCACGAGACCaacttgaagaagcagggTATGCTTCCTCTGTGGTTCAAGAACCCTGCCGACTATGACAAGATTTCCGGTACCGACAAGATTTCCATCCTTGACCTCCAGAACTTTAAGCCCGGTCAGGACATCAAGGTTGAGATTACCCACAAGGACGGCTCCAAGGAGCAAATTCTTACCACTTCATCCATCAACGAAGGTCAATGGGGTTGGTTCAAGGCTGGTTCTGGTGAGTCATCATTCTTGCTGCGTTTGGTTTAGACTGACGAATTTGTGTAGCGCTCAACATGATGGCTTCTGCTGCCAAGGCCCGTGCTGAGAAGCAGGCTTAAGAATGATCCTTTTTCCCACACGTTTTACACAATGATTCGCATTTGTCTCAAGCTCCATAACAACATTTTTTCAATACCCAACATTTGCATTATCTAGTTTGACTTTTGTCTCCCTTTTATTATCAATTGTTTCTTTTTAATGATTCGGCCTTTATTTGGCGTTGGATCGATTTCATGGCGAGGGAGGGTGCAGGTTTAAAGTATAAAAGGTTTTTAACGTGCCATGACCGACGTGATGCCATTATATGACTACCCATAAAAGTACAGTTTGTATATTTCAGTTTGTGAATATTATCCCGACGTGATTTTTTGCGATTTTCTCCGAGAATGTCGTTCTGCTGAGCCGAAGCTGTTTCGTTTACTACTGTTTTGACActttatttatttttccAGCAGTCGTCGTCCCCCGGTATGCGTCGAATCCCTTCCCAGGTACCCTCGGCCGTATCGCGCCTTTTGCAAGGCCAAGTGATCTCGAGCCCTCCTACGTGGTACAACCCGGCGCTTGCgcaccctcctccccagCTCCCGCCCTACCAAGTGAAATCCCGTCCGCGTGTTTCCGCCAAGCTCCCCGGCGGTGGCAGCGGCGACGGGGGCGGCCAATTTATCGACACGGCGCCGATTCCTGCCGGAGAACTGGAGCGGCGGGACAGGTTGCGGGGGTACAAGCAGCGAAAGGGACGACCGCTAAAGATTGCGTACGAGGAAGATTGGGTGCGCAGGCAGTTTTTCAAGGATTTTCCGTTTGAGGCGTTGAGGCCGGTGAGTATGGTGGAAGGCGTGGAGATTGATGTGCGGGAAAAGGTGGGGGGGGAGGAATGGACGAGTTTGGAGCAGAGGGGGTTGTATCCCACCGTCGAGGAGTGAGcgttttttcttttttaatttattcttcttcttcctacATCGGGCTGACGGGATTAGCTGTATCGAGTTTGTGATCAATGTGAGAAACACGCGGAATGTTTCGATTTCAGAAGCGTACGCGCTTGCGACTGAAGAGTTTGTGTCGTTGAGGGGCAGGCATCAGCTGGCGACTTTGGCGGCGGAGATTGAGGCGCGACACTATGGAGCAGAGTTCAAGCCGGATGTCTTTGTGCGTTGTCGTCGTgtggaaaagagggagtGGGAAAACTGACAATGGGGTTAGGAACGCGCATTCAAccttgaagaaaaggcgcTCGAAAGTTTGAGACCATTcaccgcttcttcctcttcctcttccggtTCCTCCCGTGTCAAGTATCGTGAACAGCCTCGATGGCAGTGGTCAAACACTGTGCCACCTTCATCTATCCCCGGTGCGGGTGCCGGCGGGTTCTCCAGGGGGCAGAATTACGTGGCTAAATGGAAGATGCCTGAACCGCTGAGAGTGGGCGCGCAAGGACAAGGTGATCTGTTGGCTGCTATCCCTGCGGCGGGAGAGATGCCGCCGGCAGAAGGGGCGGAAGGggtggcggaggaagatgccaagttggaggatttggagatgCTAAAGGCTGCTTTGGGCAGCTCAAAATCGGCGTAAAGGGTCAAGGACACGATGCATTTTTCGATTCATTACATTCCTACATGACATACAGTACAGACAAGATTAAGCGAGTGATTGAATTAGAGCTTTGCGTCGCTGAAACCTGGGAACGTGACAGACTCCTTGTTCCTTGTGGCCGACATGGCTTTGGCGGTATCCTGATTCATCCACGAGTCAATTAGTGTCCCGCGTGTCAAGGTGGGCGTCGGGGGAGAATAGCACACGTACGCTTGATTGGAGCATGGACCTGGGTGGATGAGCGATGTGGTCGAGGCGGGAGGATGCGTACGACTTACATGTTCCATGCAGCGACGTACTGCAGACCTTGTTCGACGCTTTTGGCTGTCAGGAAACGTCGCCAGAAGGCAGAGGCGATGACTCACGTATGGTCGCGCGCATCTTTCAATCGCATAAGAAAAGAGCGGAGACTTGTACAGGCAGAGGAAGCGTTGCTCACGATTCAGTACATGTTTTGTGCTGATGACAGCGATTGGGCTCCTCGAGGCGATAACCTTGGCCTTTTCGATGGCGACGGCTGTGTTTGGTGAGAATGCGTAACTCTTGAGACACGCAACTGACCAACGACTTGGGCCCTGCCACCGTCGACGACCTCGCTGACAAAGCCCATTTGCTCTGCCTCTCTGGGACCAAAGGCTCGTCCCGTGAGAGCGAGTTCCCTGACTTTACTGTCGTTGCCGGTGACCTTGGGCAGGCGCTGCAGGGAGCCGATATCCGCGGCGAGGCCGACGTTGACCTCGGACACGCCAAACTGGGTGTCGGACGCGCACAGACGGATATCGCATGCGGCTGCAATGTCTATGGCGAGGCCGAGGGCGAAGCCGTGGAGGGCGCAGATGACGGGCTGGCGGCAGgcggagagggaggagacgGCTGCCTGGAAGGCACGGAGGTGGGCgtggagggcgagggcCTTGCGGGCGGGGTCGGCGGCAGGGGCGGCGAGGAGGGACTGGGAGTTGACTATGGGCAGGGTCAGcggggggggagggggggggACGCACGGTCCAGGCCGGCGGTGAAGGCGGCGTCCGAGGTGGAGctgaggacgaggacgcGTATGGCGGGGTCAGCGGAGGCGTGGCGGACGATGTGGGCGAGTTCTGTCCACATCCTGCGGGGTCAGCGGGGCGGGGGGAGGTGCGACGTGCTCATCGTTGAACGCGTGTACGGGCGGCCCGGGGGGGGGTTAGcggggggcgggggagtGAGTGTGGGCGACGCACCTGTTGAACTGGAGGAGCAGCACGCCGGGTGCGGGGCTGGACGCTGTGTGCAGTTTCATCGGGGGGGGAgttggggggggggagtAGTCAAAAGTGGGGGAGCC from Cryptococcus neoformans var. neoformans B-3501A chromosome 4, whole genome shotgun sequence includes:
- a CDS encoding hypothetical protein (Match to EST gb|CF193869.1|CF193869) — encoded protein: MRRIPSQVPSAVSRLLQGQVISSPPTWYNPALAHPPPQLPPYQVKSRPRVSAKLPGGGSGDGGGQFIDTAPIPAGELERRDRLRGYKQRKGRPLKIAYEEDWVRRQFFKDFPFEALRPVSMVEGVEIDVREKVGGEEWTSLEQRGLYPTVEDCIEFVINVRNTRNVSISEAYALATEEFVSLRGRHQLATLAAEIEARHYGAEFKPDVFERAFNLEEKALESLRPFTASSSSSSGSSRVKYREQPRWQWSNTVPPSSIPGAGAGGFSRGQNYVAKWKMPEPLRVGAQGQGDLLAAIPAAGEMPPAEGAEGVAEEDAKLEDLEMLKAALGSSKSA
- a CDS encoding hypothetical protein (HMMPfam hit to ECH, Enoyl-CoA hydratase/isomerase family, score: 51.5, E(): 2e-12), whose translation is MWTELAHIVRHASADPAIRVLVLSSTSDAAFTAGLDLNSQSLLAAPAADPARKALALHAHLRAFQAAVSSLSACRQPVICALHGFALGLAIDIAAACDIRLCASDTQFGVSEVNVGLAADIGSLQRLPKVTGNDSKVRELALTGRAFGPREAEQMGFVSEVVDGGRAQVVAVAIEKAKVIASRSPIAVISTKHVLNHARDHTVEQGLQYVAAWNMSMLQSSVRYRQSHVGHKEQGVCHVPRFQRRKALIQSLA